The following proteins are encoded in a genomic region of Salminus brasiliensis chromosome 17, fSalBra1.hap2, whole genome shotgun sequence:
- the usp10 gene encoding ubiquitin carboxyl-terminal hydrolase 10 isoform X3 gives MASRSNQYIFGEFSPDEFNQFFVTPRCYVELPPFNDKVSCVSHNSGEDYQHIEFGVDEVMSSETVDMKDPLCKVSSTLNPQAPEFILGCQPAQKALPTATPVADIPDGADFNSVDCADSEASALDTQQACSDLDGVSSSLGQRERKKKKKRPPGYYNYLEGSSNSSGGAVDGVAGSGLVNGHALGASALPSEDMVGEVLPGPSLAPTAPVTSTSSTALGAPPSSQRTCDSPDDSLLDLTSGAASLSDNNIVASSSSSSSSSQSSGLAEGARTAEQHAEPLALESPELLGRGGQSPCPTSPPPPPAAVATTAPASATTDEGRPEGMGQPNGLLELSSANGSADRLLDSSETRETQPDSTPVPPPSDSEAQPVAEQASSPAPASASSVVNPPKSWASLFHNSKPLPGGPQAYVEVKNAPTVVAVSPAATELPEKVCETREGPVPVSEDPMAPKLAELIENVKLIHKPVSLQPRGLINKGNWCYINATLQALIACPPMYHLMKSIPIFSETQRPCTSTPMMDNFIRLVNEFSNMPVPSKAKQQATGEKMIKDIRPGAPFEPTYIYRLLTLIKSSLSEKGRQEDAEEYLGFTLNGLHEEMLALKKLISPQEETEAPMPNGPGSHLSAEEDPAEREGEEGSEDEWEQVGPRNKTSITRQADFIRTPITDIFGGHIRSVVYQQSSKESATLQPFFTLPLDIQSEKIRTVQEALETMVARESVQGYTTKTKQEIEISRRVTLEELPPVLVLHLKRFVFEKTGGCQKLIKNIEYPVDLEISKDLLSPGVRSKTLKGQRTYRLFAVVYHHGNSATGGHYTTDVFHIGLNGWLRIDDQAVKVINQYQVVKQTAERTAYLLYYRRVDLL, from the exons ATGGCTTCACGCAGCAACCAG TACATCTTTGGGGAGTTCAGCCCAGATGAGTTCAATCAGTTCTTTGTGACTCCTCGATGTTATGTTGAG CTTCCCCCCTTCAATGACAAAGTCTCCTGCGTCAGCCATAACTCAG GAGAAGACTACCAGCACATTGAGTTTGGTGTGGACGAGGTGATGAGCTCAGAAACGGTGGACATGAAAGACCCCTTATGTAAAGTATCCAGTACTCTGAACCCTCAGGCTCCTGAGTTCATCCTGGGCTGCCAGCCGGCTCAGAAGGCCCTGCCCACGGCCACACCCGTTGCTGACATTCCAGATGGTGCAGACTTCAATTCTGTGGACTGTGCAGACTCTGAGGCCTCGGCCCTAGACACCCAACAGGCCTGCTCCGACCTGGATGGGGTCTCTAGCAGTCTGGGCCAGCGGGAgcggaagaaaaagaaaaaacgacCGCCCGGATACTACAACTACTTGGAGGGCTCCAGCAACAGCAGCGGTGGGGCTGTGGATGGAGTGGCAGGCTCGGGGCTAGTGAATGGACATGCCCTTGGCGCTTCAGCTCTGCCTTCAGAGGACATGGTTGGCGAGGTGCTGCCGGGGCCGAGTTTGGCCCCAACTGCCCCTGTCACTTCCACTTCATCCACAGCTCTGGGTGCCCCTCCCTCCAGTCAGAGGACTTGTGATAGCCCTGATGACTCCTTGTTGGACTTGACGAGCGGAGCTGCCTCTTTGTCGGACAATAACATTGTGGCTTCCTCGtcgtcttcctcttcttcctctcagAGCAGTGGGCTGGCGGAGGGGGCCAGGACTGCAGAGCAGCATGCAGAGCCTCTGGCTCTGGAGAGCCCTGAACTGCTGGGCAGGGGAGGGCAAAGCCCCTGCCCGACTtcgccccctcctcctcctgctgctgtggCAACCACTGCACCTGCTTCTGCTACTACTGATGAGGGCCGGCCTGAGGGCATGGGCCAGCCTAACGGGCTGCTGGAGTTGTCCTCTGCCAACGGATCTGCAGATAGACTCCTGGACTCTTCTGAGACAAGGGAGACGCAGCCAGACTCCACTCCTGTCCCACCACCCTCAGACTCAGAGGCACAGCCTGTGGCTGAGCAGGCATCTTCACCCGCTCCAGCATCAGCATCATCTGTGGTCAACCCCCCCAAATCCTGGGCCAGCCTTTTCCACAACTCCAAGCCTCTGCCTGGAGGTCCTCAGGCCTATGTGGAAGTGAAAAATGCACCCACTGTTGTGGCTGTGTCCCCAGCTGCCACTGAACTTCCTGAGAAGGTTTGTGAAACGCGGGAGGGCCCTGTTCCTGTGTCTGAGGATCCAATGGCCCCTAAATTGGCAG AACTTATCGAGAATGTGAAGTTGATACACAAACCAGTGTCTTTGCAACCAAGAGGACTGATCAACAAGGGAAACTGGTGCTACATCAATGCT ACCCTGCAGGCATTGATTGCATGCCCCCCAATGTATCATCTGATGAAGTCTATTCCTATCTTCAGTGAGACGCAGCGACCCTGCACCTCCACACCAATGATGGATAACTT CATCCGGCTTGtgaatgagttcagtaacatgCCTGTCCCCTCCAAGGCCAAACAGCAAG CAACTGGAGAGAAGATGATTAAAGATATCCGACCAGGTGCTCCCTTTGAGCCCACATACATCTACAGACTCCTTACCCTCATTAAATCCAGCCTTTCAGAGAAA GGTCGACAGGAGGATGCGGAGGAGTATCTGGGTTTTACCCTGAATGGACTGCATGAGGAGATGCTGGCACTGAAGAAGCTTATCTCTCCACAGGAAGAGA CAGAGGCACCCATGCCCAATGGGCCAGGGTCGCACCTGAGTGCCGAGGAGGACCcagctgagagagagggggaggagggCAGTGAGGACGAGTGGGAACAGGTGGGCCCCAGAAACAAGACTTCAATCACTCGCCAGGCTGACTTCATCCGCACCCCTATCACAGACATATTTGGAGGGCACATCAG ATCAGTGGTGTACCAGCAGAGTTCGAAGGAGTCTGCAACTCTACAGCCATTCTTCACCCTGCCGCTGGACATCCAATCGGAGAAGATACGCACAGTACAGGAAGCATTGGAGACCATGGTGGCGAGAGAGTCTGTTCAAGGCTATACCACTAAAACTAAGCAGGAG ATTGAGATCAGTCGAAGGGTGACTCTAGAGGAGCTTCCTCCCGTACTGGTGCTTCACCTCAAGAGATTTGTCTTTGAAAAGACTGGTGGCTGCCAAAAGCTGATCAAGAACATTGAGTACCCTGTTGACCTGGAGATTAGTAAAG
- the marveld3 gene encoding MARVEL domain-containing protein 3, whose product MPDWPHQSRSQNHPYHEKRDRNRDREYRSDERYREERSSEYEEERHPRDKQRRTHMHPKTPAYEDTHHHEHHEVYTDTSTYETNHRQALYNLRYIPTSRGICQIMEFLLNMLIVICAGVPYSNKGQYQDIASLGGLYYYYYGGAQAFTAQEAAKVKQLDELFYQLKLPPYIFSMACGGALMAYALAMLALGLFRVPFRWPAVLLVEALLDGLIGLGYIPAVAFYFIKLQETYNSATCKEREDMYKSKALKGVECSLNGTDIAGGIFGVLGFIAFLLSAVLAVRAFRAVRKLKQQREAEDNNL is encoded by the exons ATGCCTGACTGGCCTCATCAATCCAGAAGCCAGAACCATCCTTACCACGAAAAGAGGGAcaggaacagagacagagagtacCGGAGTGATGAGAGATACAGGGAGGAGAGGAGCTCCGAGTATGAGGAGGAGAGACACCCCAGAGATAAACAAAGGAGGACGCATATGCACCCGAAAACACCTGCCTATGAGGACACCCATCACCATGAACATCATGAAgt GTATACAGACACATCGACTTATGAGACAAATCACAGACAGGCTCTTTACAATCTACGATATATTCCAACATCCAGAG GCATTTGCCAAATAATGGAATTCCTCTTAAACATGCTAATCGTCATCTGTGCTGGTGTACCCTACAGTAACAAGGGACAATATCAGGACATTGCCAGCTTGGGTGGgctttattactactattacggGGGTGCACAGGCATTTACAGCGCAGGAAGCAGCGAAAGTAAAGCAGCTCGATGAGCTTTTCTACCAGCTCAAGCTGCCCCCTTACATCTTCAGCATGGCATGTGGCGGGGCACTGATGGCTTATGCTTTGGCTATGCTGGCGCTGGGGCTATTCAGAGTGCCCTTCCGCTGGCCCGCGGTACTACTGGTTGAGGCTCTACTGGATGGACTAATAGGCCTGGGTTACATCCCTGCTGTGGCCTTCTACTTTATCAAGCTCCAAGAGACGTACAACAGCGCAACCTGTAAGGAGAGAGAGGACATGTACAAGAGCAAAGCCCTCAAGGGTGTTGAGTGTAGTCTAAATGGGACCGACATAGCAGGAGGAATCTTTGGGGTGCTTGGCTTCATAGCTTTCCTCTTAAGTGCCGTGCTTGCTGTGCGAGCATTCCGAGCAGTCAGGAAGCTCAAGCAACAGAGGGAAGCGGAAGATAACAACTTGTAA
- the usp10 gene encoding ubiquitin carboxyl-terminal hydrolase 10 isoform X1 produces MASRSNQYIFGEFSPDEFNQFFVTPRCYVELPPFNDKVSCVSHNSGGYCPPAVPYITESMRRQVCGEDYQHIEFGVDEVMSSETVDMKDPLCKVSSTLNPQAPEFILGCQPAQKALPTATPVADIPDGADFNSVDCADSEASALDTQQACSDLDGVSSSLGQRERKKKKKRPPGYYNYLEGSSNSSGGAVDGVAGSGLVNGHALGASALPSEDMVGEVLPGPSLAPTAPVTSTSSTALGAPPSSQRTCDSPDDSLLDLTSGAASLSDNNIVASSSSSSSSSQSSGLAEGARTAEQHAEPLALESPELLGRGGQSPCPTSPPPPPAAVATTAPASATTDEGRPEGMGQPNGLLELSSANGSADRLLDSSETRETQPDSTPVPPPSDSEAQPVAEQASSPAPASASSVVNPPKSWASLFHNSKPLPGGPQAYVEVKNAPTVVAVSPAATELPEKVCETREGPVPVSEDPMAPKLAELIENVKLIHKPVSLQPRGLINKGNWCYINATLQALIACPPMYHLMKSIPIFSETQRPCTSTPMMDNFIRLVNEFSNMPVPSKAKQQATGEKMIKDIRPGAPFEPTYIYRLLTLIKSSLSEKGRQEDAEEYLGFTLNGLHEEMLALKKLISPQEETEAPMPNGPGSHLSAEEDPAEREGEEGSEDEWEQVGPRNKTSITRQADFIRTPITDIFGGHIRSVVYQQSSKESATLQPFFTLPLDIQSEKIRTVQEALETMVARESVQGYTTKTKQEIEISRRVTLEELPPVLVLHLKRFVFEKTGGCQKLIKNIEYPVDLEISKDLLSPGVRSKTLKGQRTYRLFAVVYHHGNSATGGHYTTDVFHIGLNGWLRIDDQAVKVINQYQVVKQTAERTAYLLYYRRVDLL; encoded by the exons ATGGCTTCACGCAGCAACCAG TACATCTTTGGGGAGTTCAGCCCAGATGAGTTCAATCAGTTCTTTGTGACTCCTCGATGTTATGTTGAG CTTCCCCCCTTCAATGACAAAGTCTCCTGCGTCAGCCATAACTCAG GAGGTTACTGCCCTCCTGCTGTGCCTTACATAACGGAATCTATGAGACGGCAGGTTTGCG GAGAAGACTACCAGCACATTGAGTTTGGTGTGGACGAGGTGATGAGCTCAGAAACGGTGGACATGAAAGACCCCTTATGTAAAGTATCCAGTACTCTGAACCCTCAGGCTCCTGAGTTCATCCTGGGCTGCCAGCCGGCTCAGAAGGCCCTGCCCACGGCCACACCCGTTGCTGACATTCCAGATGGTGCAGACTTCAATTCTGTGGACTGTGCAGACTCTGAGGCCTCGGCCCTAGACACCCAACAGGCCTGCTCCGACCTGGATGGGGTCTCTAGCAGTCTGGGCCAGCGGGAgcggaagaaaaagaaaaaacgacCGCCCGGATACTACAACTACTTGGAGGGCTCCAGCAACAGCAGCGGTGGGGCTGTGGATGGAGTGGCAGGCTCGGGGCTAGTGAATGGACATGCCCTTGGCGCTTCAGCTCTGCCTTCAGAGGACATGGTTGGCGAGGTGCTGCCGGGGCCGAGTTTGGCCCCAACTGCCCCTGTCACTTCCACTTCATCCACAGCTCTGGGTGCCCCTCCCTCCAGTCAGAGGACTTGTGATAGCCCTGATGACTCCTTGTTGGACTTGACGAGCGGAGCTGCCTCTTTGTCGGACAATAACATTGTGGCTTCCTCGtcgtcttcctcttcttcctctcagAGCAGTGGGCTGGCGGAGGGGGCCAGGACTGCAGAGCAGCATGCAGAGCCTCTGGCTCTGGAGAGCCCTGAACTGCTGGGCAGGGGAGGGCAAAGCCCCTGCCCGACTtcgccccctcctcctcctgctgctgtggCAACCACTGCACCTGCTTCTGCTACTACTGATGAGGGCCGGCCTGAGGGCATGGGCCAGCCTAACGGGCTGCTGGAGTTGTCCTCTGCCAACGGATCTGCAGATAGACTCCTGGACTCTTCTGAGACAAGGGAGACGCAGCCAGACTCCACTCCTGTCCCACCACCCTCAGACTCAGAGGCACAGCCTGTGGCTGAGCAGGCATCTTCACCCGCTCCAGCATCAGCATCATCTGTGGTCAACCCCCCCAAATCCTGGGCCAGCCTTTTCCACAACTCCAAGCCTCTGCCTGGAGGTCCTCAGGCCTATGTGGAAGTGAAAAATGCACCCACTGTTGTGGCTGTGTCCCCAGCTGCCACTGAACTTCCTGAGAAGGTTTGTGAAACGCGGGAGGGCCCTGTTCCTGTGTCTGAGGATCCAATGGCCCCTAAATTGGCAG AACTTATCGAGAATGTGAAGTTGATACACAAACCAGTGTCTTTGCAACCAAGAGGACTGATCAACAAGGGAAACTGGTGCTACATCAATGCT ACCCTGCAGGCATTGATTGCATGCCCCCCAATGTATCATCTGATGAAGTCTATTCCTATCTTCAGTGAGACGCAGCGACCCTGCACCTCCACACCAATGATGGATAACTT CATCCGGCTTGtgaatgagttcagtaacatgCCTGTCCCCTCCAAGGCCAAACAGCAAG CAACTGGAGAGAAGATGATTAAAGATATCCGACCAGGTGCTCCCTTTGAGCCCACATACATCTACAGACTCCTTACCCTCATTAAATCCAGCCTTTCAGAGAAA GGTCGACAGGAGGATGCGGAGGAGTATCTGGGTTTTACCCTGAATGGACTGCATGAGGAGATGCTGGCACTGAAGAAGCTTATCTCTCCACAGGAAGAGA CAGAGGCACCCATGCCCAATGGGCCAGGGTCGCACCTGAGTGCCGAGGAGGACCcagctgagagagagggggaggagggCAGTGAGGACGAGTGGGAACAGGTGGGCCCCAGAAACAAGACTTCAATCACTCGCCAGGCTGACTTCATCCGCACCCCTATCACAGACATATTTGGAGGGCACATCAG ATCAGTGGTGTACCAGCAGAGTTCGAAGGAGTCTGCAACTCTACAGCCATTCTTCACCCTGCCGCTGGACATCCAATCGGAGAAGATACGCACAGTACAGGAAGCATTGGAGACCATGGTGGCGAGAGAGTCTGTTCAAGGCTATACCACTAAAACTAAGCAGGAG ATTGAGATCAGTCGAAGGGTGACTCTAGAGGAGCTTCCTCCCGTACTGGTGCTTCACCTCAAGAGATTTGTCTTTGAAAAGACTGGTGGCTGCCAAAAGCTGATCAAGAACATTGAGTACCCTGTTGACCTGGAGATTAGTAAAG
- the usp10 gene encoding ubiquitin carboxyl-terminal hydrolase 10 isoform X5, with protein sequence MASRSNQYIFGEFSPDEFNQFFVTPRCYVELPPFNDKVSCVSHNSGEDYQHIEFGVDEVMSSETVDMKDPLCKVSSTLNPQAPEFILGCQPAQKALPTATPVADIPDGADFNSVDCADSEASALDTQQACSDLDGVSSSLGQRERKKKKKRPPGYYNYLEGSSNSSGGAVDGVAGSGLVNGHALGASALPSEDMVGEVLPGPSLAPTAPVTSTSSTALGAPPSSQRTCDSPDDSLLDLTSGAASLSDNNIVASSSSSSSSSQSSGLAEGARTAEQHAEPLALESPELLGRGGQSPCPTSPPPPPAAVATTAPASATTDEGRPEGMGQPNGLLELSSANGSADRLLDSSETRETQPDSTPVPPPSDSEAQPVAEQASSPAPASASSVVNPPKSWASLFHNSKPLPGGPQAYVEVKNAPTVVAVSPAATELPEKVCETREGPVPVSEDPMAPKLAELIENVKLIHKPVSLQPRGLINKGNWCYINATLQALIACPPMYHLMKSIPIFSETQRPCTSTPMMDNFIRLVNEFSNMPVPSKAKQQATGEKMIKDIRPGAPFEPTYIYRLLTLIKSSLSEKGRQEDAEEYLGFTLNGLHEEMLALKKLISPQEEKAPMPNGPGSHLSAEEDPAEREGEEGSEDEWEQVGPRNKTSITRQADFIRTPITDIFGGHIRSVVYQQSSKESATLQPFFTLPLDIQSEKIRTVQEALETMVARESVQGYTTKTKQEIEISRRVTLEELPPVLVLHLKRFVFEKTGGCQKLIKNIEYPVDLEISKDLLSPGVRSKTLKGQRTYRLFAVVYHHGNSATGGHYTTDVFHIGLNGWLRIDDQAVKVINQYQVVKQTAERTAYLLYYRRVDLL encoded by the exons ATGGCTTCACGCAGCAACCAG TACATCTTTGGGGAGTTCAGCCCAGATGAGTTCAATCAGTTCTTTGTGACTCCTCGATGTTATGTTGAG CTTCCCCCCTTCAATGACAAAGTCTCCTGCGTCAGCCATAACTCAG GAGAAGACTACCAGCACATTGAGTTTGGTGTGGACGAGGTGATGAGCTCAGAAACGGTGGACATGAAAGACCCCTTATGTAAAGTATCCAGTACTCTGAACCCTCAGGCTCCTGAGTTCATCCTGGGCTGCCAGCCGGCTCAGAAGGCCCTGCCCACGGCCACACCCGTTGCTGACATTCCAGATGGTGCAGACTTCAATTCTGTGGACTGTGCAGACTCTGAGGCCTCGGCCCTAGACACCCAACAGGCCTGCTCCGACCTGGATGGGGTCTCTAGCAGTCTGGGCCAGCGGGAgcggaagaaaaagaaaaaacgacCGCCCGGATACTACAACTACTTGGAGGGCTCCAGCAACAGCAGCGGTGGGGCTGTGGATGGAGTGGCAGGCTCGGGGCTAGTGAATGGACATGCCCTTGGCGCTTCAGCTCTGCCTTCAGAGGACATGGTTGGCGAGGTGCTGCCGGGGCCGAGTTTGGCCCCAACTGCCCCTGTCACTTCCACTTCATCCACAGCTCTGGGTGCCCCTCCCTCCAGTCAGAGGACTTGTGATAGCCCTGATGACTCCTTGTTGGACTTGACGAGCGGAGCTGCCTCTTTGTCGGACAATAACATTGTGGCTTCCTCGtcgtcttcctcttcttcctctcagAGCAGTGGGCTGGCGGAGGGGGCCAGGACTGCAGAGCAGCATGCAGAGCCTCTGGCTCTGGAGAGCCCTGAACTGCTGGGCAGGGGAGGGCAAAGCCCCTGCCCGACTtcgccccctcctcctcctgctgctgtggCAACCACTGCACCTGCTTCTGCTACTACTGATGAGGGCCGGCCTGAGGGCATGGGCCAGCCTAACGGGCTGCTGGAGTTGTCCTCTGCCAACGGATCTGCAGATAGACTCCTGGACTCTTCTGAGACAAGGGAGACGCAGCCAGACTCCACTCCTGTCCCACCACCCTCAGACTCAGAGGCACAGCCTGTGGCTGAGCAGGCATCTTCACCCGCTCCAGCATCAGCATCATCTGTGGTCAACCCCCCCAAATCCTGGGCCAGCCTTTTCCACAACTCCAAGCCTCTGCCTGGAGGTCCTCAGGCCTATGTGGAAGTGAAAAATGCACCCACTGTTGTGGCTGTGTCCCCAGCTGCCACTGAACTTCCTGAGAAGGTTTGTGAAACGCGGGAGGGCCCTGTTCCTGTGTCTGAGGATCCAATGGCCCCTAAATTGGCAG AACTTATCGAGAATGTGAAGTTGATACACAAACCAGTGTCTTTGCAACCAAGAGGACTGATCAACAAGGGAAACTGGTGCTACATCAATGCT ACCCTGCAGGCATTGATTGCATGCCCCCCAATGTATCATCTGATGAAGTCTATTCCTATCTTCAGTGAGACGCAGCGACCCTGCACCTCCACACCAATGATGGATAACTT CATCCGGCTTGtgaatgagttcagtaacatgCCTGTCCCCTCCAAGGCCAAACAGCAAG CAACTGGAGAGAAGATGATTAAAGATATCCGACCAGGTGCTCCCTTTGAGCCCACATACATCTACAGACTCCTTACCCTCATTAAATCCAGCCTTTCAGAGAAA GGTCGACAGGAGGATGCGGAGGAGTATCTGGGTTTTACCCTGAATGGACTGCATGAGGAGATGCTGGCACTGAAGAAGCTTATCTCTCCACAGGAAGAGA AGGCACCCATGCCCAATGGGCCAGGGTCGCACCTGAGTGCCGAGGAGGACCcagctgagagagagggggaggagggCAGTGAGGACGAGTGGGAACAGGTGGGCCCCAGAAACAAGACTTCAATCACTCGCCAGGCTGACTTCATCCGCACCCCTATCACAGACATATTTGGAGGGCACATCAG ATCAGTGGTGTACCAGCAGAGTTCGAAGGAGTCTGCAACTCTACAGCCATTCTTCACCCTGCCGCTGGACATCCAATCGGAGAAGATACGCACAGTACAGGAAGCATTGGAGACCATGGTGGCGAGAGAGTCTGTTCAAGGCTATACCACTAAAACTAAGCAGGAG ATTGAGATCAGTCGAAGGGTGACTCTAGAGGAGCTTCCTCCCGTACTGGTGCTTCACCTCAAGAGATTTGTCTTTGAAAAGACTGGTGGCTGCCAAAAGCTGATCAAGAACATTGAGTACCCTGTTGACCTGGAGATTAGTAAAG
- the usp10 gene encoding ubiquitin carboxyl-terminal hydrolase 10 isoform X2 produces the protein MASRSNQYIFGEFSPDEFNQFFVTPRCYVELPPFNDKVSCVSHNSGGYCPPAVPYITESMRRQVCGEDYQHIEFGVDEVMSSETVDMKDPLCKVSSTLNPQAPEFILGCQPAQKALPTATPVADIPDGADFNSVDCADSEASALDTQQACSDLDGVSSSLGQRERKKKKKRPPGYYNYLEGSSNSSGGAVDGVAGSGLVNGHALGASALPSEDMVGEVLPGPSLAPTAPVTSTSSTALGAPPSSQRTCDSPDDSLLDLTSGAASLSDNNIVASSSSSSSSSQSSGLAEGARTAEQHAEPLALESPELLGRGGQSPCPTSPPPPPAAVATTAPASATTDEGRPEGMGQPNGLLELSSANGSADRLLDSSETRETQPDSTPVPPPSDSEAQPVAEQASSPAPASASSVVNPPKSWASLFHNSKPLPGGPQAYVEVKNAPTVVAVSPAATELPEKVCETREGPVPVSEDPMAPKLAELIENVKLIHKPVSLQPRGLINKGNWCYINATLQALIACPPMYHLMKSIPIFSETQRPCTSTPMMDNFIRLVNEFSNMPVPSKAKQQATGEKMIKDIRPGAPFEPTYIYRLLTLIKSSLSEKGRQEDAEEYLGFTLNGLHEEMLALKKLISPQEEKAPMPNGPGSHLSAEEDPAEREGEEGSEDEWEQVGPRNKTSITRQADFIRTPITDIFGGHIRSVVYQQSSKESATLQPFFTLPLDIQSEKIRTVQEALETMVARESVQGYTTKTKQEIEISRRVTLEELPPVLVLHLKRFVFEKTGGCQKLIKNIEYPVDLEISKDLLSPGVRSKTLKGQRTYRLFAVVYHHGNSATGGHYTTDVFHIGLNGWLRIDDQAVKVINQYQVVKQTAERTAYLLYYRRVDLL, from the exons ATGGCTTCACGCAGCAACCAG TACATCTTTGGGGAGTTCAGCCCAGATGAGTTCAATCAGTTCTTTGTGACTCCTCGATGTTATGTTGAG CTTCCCCCCTTCAATGACAAAGTCTCCTGCGTCAGCCATAACTCAG GAGGTTACTGCCCTCCTGCTGTGCCTTACATAACGGAATCTATGAGACGGCAGGTTTGCG GAGAAGACTACCAGCACATTGAGTTTGGTGTGGACGAGGTGATGAGCTCAGAAACGGTGGACATGAAAGACCCCTTATGTAAAGTATCCAGTACTCTGAACCCTCAGGCTCCTGAGTTCATCCTGGGCTGCCAGCCGGCTCAGAAGGCCCTGCCCACGGCCACACCCGTTGCTGACATTCCAGATGGTGCAGACTTCAATTCTGTGGACTGTGCAGACTCTGAGGCCTCGGCCCTAGACACCCAACAGGCCTGCTCCGACCTGGATGGGGTCTCTAGCAGTCTGGGCCAGCGGGAgcggaagaaaaagaaaaaacgacCGCCCGGATACTACAACTACTTGGAGGGCTCCAGCAACAGCAGCGGTGGGGCTGTGGATGGAGTGGCAGGCTCGGGGCTAGTGAATGGACATGCCCTTGGCGCTTCAGCTCTGCCTTCAGAGGACATGGTTGGCGAGGTGCTGCCGGGGCCGAGTTTGGCCCCAACTGCCCCTGTCACTTCCACTTCATCCACAGCTCTGGGTGCCCCTCCCTCCAGTCAGAGGACTTGTGATAGCCCTGATGACTCCTTGTTGGACTTGACGAGCGGAGCTGCCTCTTTGTCGGACAATAACATTGTGGCTTCCTCGtcgtcttcctcttcttcctctcagAGCAGTGGGCTGGCGGAGGGGGCCAGGACTGCAGAGCAGCATGCAGAGCCTCTGGCTCTGGAGAGCCCTGAACTGCTGGGCAGGGGAGGGCAAAGCCCCTGCCCGACTtcgccccctcctcctcctgctgctgtggCAACCACTGCACCTGCTTCTGCTACTACTGATGAGGGCCGGCCTGAGGGCATGGGCCAGCCTAACGGGCTGCTGGAGTTGTCCTCTGCCAACGGATCTGCAGATAGACTCCTGGACTCTTCTGAGACAAGGGAGACGCAGCCAGACTCCACTCCTGTCCCACCACCCTCAGACTCAGAGGCACAGCCTGTGGCTGAGCAGGCATCTTCACCCGCTCCAGCATCAGCATCATCTGTGGTCAACCCCCCCAAATCCTGGGCCAGCCTTTTCCACAACTCCAAGCCTCTGCCTGGAGGTCCTCAGGCCTATGTGGAAGTGAAAAATGCACCCACTGTTGTGGCTGTGTCCCCAGCTGCCACTGAACTTCCTGAGAAGGTTTGTGAAACGCGGGAGGGCCCTGTTCCTGTGTCTGAGGATCCAATGGCCCCTAAATTGGCAG AACTTATCGAGAATGTGAAGTTGATACACAAACCAGTGTCTTTGCAACCAAGAGGACTGATCAACAAGGGAAACTGGTGCTACATCAATGCT ACCCTGCAGGCATTGATTGCATGCCCCCCAATGTATCATCTGATGAAGTCTATTCCTATCTTCAGTGAGACGCAGCGACCCTGCACCTCCACACCAATGATGGATAACTT CATCCGGCTTGtgaatgagttcagtaacatgCCTGTCCCCTCCAAGGCCAAACAGCAAG CAACTGGAGAGAAGATGATTAAAGATATCCGACCAGGTGCTCCCTTTGAGCCCACATACATCTACAGACTCCTTACCCTCATTAAATCCAGCCTTTCAGAGAAA GGTCGACAGGAGGATGCGGAGGAGTATCTGGGTTTTACCCTGAATGGACTGCATGAGGAGATGCTGGCACTGAAGAAGCTTATCTCTCCACAGGAAGAGA AGGCACCCATGCCCAATGGGCCAGGGTCGCACCTGAGTGCCGAGGAGGACCcagctgagagagagggggaggagggCAGTGAGGACGAGTGGGAACAGGTGGGCCCCAGAAACAAGACTTCAATCACTCGCCAGGCTGACTTCATCCGCACCCCTATCACAGACATATTTGGAGGGCACATCAG ATCAGTGGTGTACCAGCAGAGTTCGAAGGAGTCTGCAACTCTACAGCCATTCTTCACCCTGCCGCTGGACATCCAATCGGAGAAGATACGCACAGTACAGGAAGCATTGGAGACCATGGTGGCGAGAGAGTCTGTTCAAGGCTATACCACTAAAACTAAGCAGGAG ATTGAGATCAGTCGAAGGGTGACTCTAGAGGAGCTTCCTCCCGTACTGGTGCTTCACCTCAAGAGATTTGTCTTTGAAAAGACTGGTGGCTGCCAAAAGCTGATCAAGAACATTGAGTACCCTGTTGACCTGGAGATTAGTAAAG